One genomic region from Paracoccus pantotrophus encodes:
- the ileS gene encoding isoleucine--tRNA ligase, whose amino-acid sequence MSDTTTETQAATDYRDTVFLPQTDFPMRAGLPQREPEWLARWERIGIYDRLREKAAGRAPFILHDGPPYANGNLHIGHALNKTIKDIIVRSHQMMGRDARYVPGWDCHGLPIEWKIEEKYRKAGQDKDAVDVVEFRQECRRFAEHWVDVQREEFKRLGITGKWDDPYLTMDHHAEAVIAAEFMKLLMNGALYQGSKPVMWSPVEKTALAEAEVEYHDHTSHTIWVRFRVESSQGIWETESPASVVIWTTTPWTIPQNRAVAYNPAIAYGLYRVGGVAEGATARPGELLVLADALAESVKQAGKIEDWQRVRDVAASDLEGLLLAHPLRSVEGGAGEWDYDVPMLPGDHVTEDAGTGFVHTAPSHGDDDYQLGLRFKLPMTYNVEPDGSYRADLPLFGGQAIIAPDGKEGPANVSVIKQLAWAGALLAKGKIKHSYPHSWRSKAPLIYRNTPQWFAAIDHALADGMGEYGDTIRTRALTSIDRLVKWWPQSGRNRIHSMVENRPDWVLSRQRAWGVPLTCFVKKGAKPGDPEFLLRDQRVNDRIIEAFERDGADAWYRPGFAAEVLAGVADPADYEQVMDVLDVWFDSGSTHAFVLRDRADGAPDGIADVYLEGTDQHRGWFQSSLLQACATKGRAPYRNVVTHGFTLDEKGMKMSKSLGNTIVPAEVIQQYGADILRLWVAQTDYTADQRIGPEILKGTADSYRRLRNTLRFILGNLAGFTEAERIDPAEMPELEQWVLHRLAQIDRQLRHGYDGFDFQGVFQAVFQFATVDLSAFYFDIRKDALYCDAPDAPRRRAARTVLDLLFHRLVTWLAPILPFTMEDVWLSRFPSEEDSVHLRDFPVTPAEWLNEPLAAKWDTIRRIRRTVTAALEIKRTDKVIGASLEAAPVVHVEEPEDLKALKSVDFADICITSDLSLTGDPAPGEAFRLSDVPGIGVVFEPAEGEKCQRCWKILPDVGSHRHPGTCARCDAVLSKG is encoded by the coding sequence ATGAGCGACACGACCACCGAGACCCAGGCCGCGACCGATTACCGCGACACCGTCTTCCTGCCCCAGACCGATTTCCCGATGCGCGCCGGCCTGCCGCAACGCGAGCCCGAATGGCTGGCCCGCTGGGAGCGCATCGGCATCTACGACCGGCTGCGCGAGAAGGCAGCGGGACGCGCGCCCTTCATCCTGCATGACGGCCCACCCTATGCGAACGGCAACCTGCATATCGGCCACGCGCTGAACAAGACGATCAAGGACATCATCGTGCGCAGCCACCAGATGATGGGCCGCGATGCGCGCTATGTGCCGGGCTGGGACTGCCACGGCCTGCCGATCGAATGGAAGATCGAGGAGAAATACCGCAAGGCCGGCCAGGACAAGGACGCGGTCGACGTGGTGGAGTTCCGCCAGGAATGCCGCCGCTTTGCCGAGCATTGGGTCGATGTCCAGCGCGAGGAGTTCAAGCGGCTGGGCATCACCGGCAAGTGGGACGATCCCTATCTGACCATGGACCATCACGCCGAGGCGGTGATCGCGGCCGAGTTCATGAAGCTGTTGATGAACGGCGCGCTCTACCAGGGCTCGAAGCCAGTGATGTGGTCGCCGGTCGAGAAGACCGCCCTGGCCGAGGCCGAGGTCGAGTATCACGACCATACCAGCCACACCATCTGGGTGCGGTTCCGGGTGGAATCGTCGCAGGGTATTTGGGAAACGGAAAGCCCGGCCAGCGTGGTGATCTGGACCACGACGCCCTGGACCATCCCGCAGAACCGGGCCGTGGCCTATAATCCGGCCATCGCCTATGGGCTTTACCGCGTGGGCGGGGTGGCCGAGGGGGCCACGGCGCGCCCGGGCGAGCTTCTGGTGCTGGCCGATGCGCTGGCCGAGAGCGTGAAGCAGGCCGGCAAGATCGAGGACTGGCAGCGGGTCCGCGACGTGGCGGCCTCGGATCTGGAGGGGCTGCTGCTCGCGCATCCGTTGCGCAGCGTCGAGGGCGGCGCGGGCGAATGGGATTATGACGTGCCCATGCTGCCGGGCGATCACGTCACCGAGGACGCGGGCACGGGCTTCGTCCATACCGCGCCCAGCCATGGCGACGACGATTATCAGCTTGGGCTGCGCTTCAAGCTGCCGATGACCTATAATGTCGAGCCGGACGGCTCCTATCGCGCCGACCTGCCGCTGTTCGGCGGCCAGGCGATCATCGCGCCCGACGGCAAGGAAGGCCCGGCCAATGTCAGCGTCATCAAGCAGCTGGCCTGGGCCGGCGCACTGCTGGCCAAGGGCAAGATCAAGCATTCCTATCCGCATAGCTGGCGGTCCAAGGCGCCGCTGATCTATCGCAACACGCCGCAATGGTTCGCGGCCATCGACCATGCGCTGGCCGATGGCATGGGCGAATATGGCGACACCATCCGCACGCGGGCGCTGACCAGCATCGACAGGCTGGTGAAATGGTGGCCGCAATCGGGCCGCAACCGCATCCATTCCATGGTCGAGAACCGGCCCGACTGGGTGCTGTCGCGCCAGCGCGCCTGGGGCGTGCCGCTGACCTGTTTCGTGAAGAAGGGCGCCAAGCCCGGCGACCCGGAGTTCCTGCTGCGCGACCAGCGGGTGAACGACCGCATCATCGAAGCCTTCGAACGGGACGGCGCCGATGCCTGGTATCGCCCCGGCTTTGCCGCCGAGGTGCTGGCGGGCGTGGCCGATCCGGCCGATTACGAGCAGGTCATGGACGTGCTGGACGTGTGGTTCGATTCTGGCTCGACCCATGCCTTCGTGCTGCGCGACCGCGCCGACGGGGCGCCGGACGGCATCGCCGATGTCTATCTGGAAGGCACCGACCAGCATCGCGGCTGGTTCCAATCCTCGCTGCTGCAGGCCTGCGCGACCAAGGGGCGGGCGCCCTATCGCAACGTGGTCACGCATGGCTTCACCCTGGACGAGAAGGGCATGAAGATGTCCAAGTCGCTCGGTAATACCATCGTGCCGGCCGAGGTCATCCAGCAATACGGCGCCGACATCCTGCGGCTCTGGGTGGCGCAGACCGACTATACCGCCGACCAGCGCATCGGGCCCGAGATCCTCAAGGGCACCGCCGACAGCTATCGCCGGCTGCGCAACACGCTGCGCTTCATCCTGGGCAACCTGGCCGGCTTTACCGAGGCCGAGCGCATCGATCCGGCCGAGATGCCGGAACTGGAGCAATGGGTGCTGCATCGCCTTGCACAGATCGACCGGCAATTGCGCCATGGCTATGACGGCTTCGACTTCCAGGGCGTGTTCCAGGCGGTATTCCAGTTCGCGACGGTGGACCTGTCGGCCTTTTATTTCGACATCCGCAAGGATGCGCTTTACTGCGACGCGCCCGATGCGCCGCGGCGGCGGGCGGCGCGCACGGTGCTGGACCTGCTGTTCCACCGGCTCGTCACCTGGCTGGCACCGATCCTGCCCTTCACCATGGAGGATGTCTGGCTGAGCCGCTTCCCCTCGGAGGAGGACAGCGTGCATCTGCGGGACTTCCCCGTCACCCCGGCGGAATGGCTGAACGAACCGCTGGCGGCGAAATGGGACACCATCCGCCGCATCCGCCGCACCGTGACCGCCGCGCTGGAGATCAAGCGCACGGACAAGGTGATCGGCGCCAGCCTGGAGGCCGCACCGGTCGTGCATGTCGAGGAGCCCGAGGATCTGAAGGCGCTGAAATCGGTGGATTTCGCCGATATCTGCATCACTTCGGACCTGAGCCTGACCGGCGATCCGGCGCCGGGCGAGGCGTTCCGGCTGTCGGACGTGCCCGGCATCGGCGTCGTCTTCGAGCCGGCGGAGGGCGAGAAATGCCAGCGCTGCTGGAAGATCCTGCCCGATGTCGGCAGCCACCGCCATCCGGGCACCTGCGCCCGCTGCGATGCGGTGCTGTCCAAGGGATGA
- a CDS encoding group III truncated hemoglobin: MIPPRFDVTPEQIDRVVATFYAAIRRHEVLGPVFAAHVADWPEHEARIARFWRNAILYERGYDGNPMQVHMRAGDVQPQHFSPWLMLFDETLRRTLPPETARAWSALAHRIGAGLRMGVEDLRERRPGPPALR, translated from the coding sequence ATGATCCCGCCGCGCTTTGACGTCACCCCCGAACAGATCGACCGCGTCGTCGCCACCTTCTACGCCGCGATTCGCCGGCATGAGGTGCTGGGCCCGGTCTTTGCCGCCCATGTCGCCGACTGGCCCGAGCACGAGGCCAGGATCGCCCGCTTCTGGCGCAATGCCATTCTCTACGAACGCGGCTATGACGGCAATCCGATGCAGGTCCACATGCGCGCGGGCGACGTGCAACCGCAGCATTTCTCGCCCTGGTTGATGCTTTTCGACGAAACCCTGCGCCGCACCCTGCCGCCCGAGACGGCCAGGGCCTGGTCGGCGCTGGCGCATCGCATCGGCGCCGGCCTGCGCATGGGGGTCGAGGATCTGCGCGAGCGCCGTCCCGGCCCGCCGGCCTTGCGCTAG
- a CDS encoding VOC family protein, with amino-acid sequence MKIDYLEFSSPDLPATKAFFREAFGWGFNDYGPEYQELADAGIAGGIAAAALAPPLVILKADDLEAALARVTEAGATITRPIFDFPGGRRFQFREPGGTEMAVWSER; translated from the coding sequence ATGAAGATCGACTATCTCGAATTTTCCTCGCCCGACCTGCCGGCCACGAAAGCCTTCTTCAGGGAAGCCTTCGGCTGGGGTTTCAACGATTACGGCCCCGAATACCAGGAACTCGCCGATGCCGGAATCGCGGGCGGTATTGCTGCCGCTGCCCTGGCGCCGCCGCTGGTGATCCTCAAGGCCGACGACTTGGAAGCCGCGCTGGCCCGCGTGACCGAGGCGGGGGCGACGATCACCCGGCCGATCTTCGACTTTCCCGGCGGCCGCCGTTTCCAGTTCCGCGAGCCGGGCGGCACCGAAATGGCGGTCTGGTCCGAACGCTGA
- a CDS encoding trimeric intracellular cation channel family protein — translation MSVEALIPLLDYASVLVFALTGALVASRGQLDVVGFIFFATLTGIGGGTLRDLVLGRAPVFWVGRPELLLLTAGAAIVVFFTAHRLESRYRAILWLDAFALAVAVPAGVGVALEAGVSPVVTVLMGVMTGTFGGLMRDVVGNEVPLVLKQGELYVTAAFGGAVAALLLLGLGTGRGWALIGCAAMVLMLRAGGLGFGWRLPVYKARPPRQ, via the coding sequence GTGAGCGTCGAGGCGCTGATCCCGCTGCTGGATTATGCCAGCGTGCTGGTCTTTGCCCTGACGGGCGCGCTGGTCGCCAGCCGCGGGCAGCTGGATGTGGTCGGCTTCATCTTCTTCGCCACGCTGACCGGGATCGGCGGCGGCACCCTGCGCGACCTGGTGCTGGGCCGGGCGCCGGTGTTCTGGGTCGGCCGGCCGGAGCTTTTGCTGCTGACCGCCGGGGCGGCGATCGTGGTGTTCTTTACCGCGCATCGGCTGGAAAGCCGCTATCGTGCCATCCTGTGGCTGGATGCCTTTGCCCTGGCCGTGGCGGTGCCCGCGGGCGTGGGCGTGGCGCTGGAGGCGGGAGTAAGCCCGGTGGTGACCGTGCTGATGGGGGTGATGACCGGCACCTTCGGCGGGCTGATGCGCGACGTGGTCGGCAACGAGGTGCCGCTGGTGCTGAAGCAGGGCGAGCTTTACGTCACCGCCGCCTTTGGCGGGGCGGTGGCGGCGCTGCTGCTGCTGGGCCTGGGCACCGGGCGCGGCTGGGCGCTGATCGGCTGCGCGGCCATGGTGCTGATGCTGCGCGCCGGGGGCCTGGGCTTCGGCTGGCGGCTGCCGGTCTACAAGGCGCGGCCGCCGCGGCAGTGA
- the rnhA gene encoding ribonuclease HI encodes MSVLHAWTDGACSGNPGPGGWGVLMRAMEGERVLKERELSGGEAMTTNNRMELMAAISALEALTRPSEITVTTDSAYVKNGVTQWIHGWKKNGWRTADRKPVKNAELWQRLDAAQARHQVRWEWIKGHAGHPENERADALARAGMAPFKPAKVSG; translated from the coding sequence ATGAGCGTGCTTCATGCCTGGACTGACGGCGCCTGCAGCGGCAATCCCGGCCCCGGCGGCTGGGGGGTGCTGATGCGGGCCATGGAGGGCGAGAGGGTGCTGAAGGAGCGCGAACTGTCGGGCGGCGAGGCCATGACCACCAATAACCGCATGGAACTGATGGCCGCGATCTCGGCGCTCGAGGCGCTGACCCGGCCGAGCGAGATCACCGTGACCACCGACAGCGCCTATGTGAAGAACGGCGTCACGCAATGGATCCATGGCTGGAAGAAGAACGGCTGGCGCACCGCCGACCGCAAGCCGGTGAAGAATGCCGAGCTGTGGCAGCGGCTGGACGCGGCGCAGGCCCGCCACCAGGTGCGCTGGGAATGGATCAAGGGCCATGCCGGCCATCCCGAGAACGAGCGCGCCGACGCGCTGGCGCGGGCGGGGATGGCGCCCTTCAAGCCGGCGAAGGTCTCGGGGTGA
- a CDS encoding glutathione S-transferase family protein produces MKLWSMPSSGNSYKVRLLLALLGRDCEILDVEYQTEALERAKAEGRLPFGKAPVLELDDGRLLPESNAILCWLGEGTRFVPKDAFGHAAMLGWMFWEQNQHEGVVAVRAALRTYPHRRAQATPERMAELLERGHVLLQVMEDRLAGHDWLVGDAPSLADICLYGYTHTAGSLGGFDMARFPGIGRWLDRIAALPGYEGLEA; encoded by the coding sequence ATGAAACTGTGGTCGATGCCGTCATCCGGCAACAGCTACAAGGTACGGCTGCTCTTGGCGCTGCTGGGGCGGGATTGCGAGATCCTGGACGTGGAATACCAGACCGAGGCGCTGGAACGCGCCAAGGCCGAAGGGCGGCTGCCCTTTGGCAAGGCGCCGGTGCTGGAGCTGGATGACGGGCGGCTGTTGCCGGAATCGAACGCGATCCTGTGCTGGCTGGGCGAGGGCACACGCTTCGTGCCGAAGGATGCCTTCGGGCACGCCGCCATGCTGGGCTGGATGTTCTGGGAGCAGAACCAGCACGAGGGCGTCGTCGCCGTGCGCGCCGCCCTGCGGACCTATCCGCACCGTCGTGCGCAGGCGACGCCCGAGCGCATGGCGGAGCTGCTGGAACGCGGCCATGTCCTGCTGCAGGTGATGGAGGACCGGCTGGCCGGGCATGACTGGCTGGTGGGCGATGCCCCGAGCCTCGCCGATATCTGCCTTTACGGCTATACCCATACGGCGGGCAGCCTGGGCGGCTTCGACATGGCGCGTTTCCCCGGCATCGGGCGCTGGCTCGACCGCATCGCCGCCCTGCCCGGCTACGAGGGGCTGGAGGCATGA
- the ispH gene encoding 4-hydroxy-3-methylbut-2-enyl diphosphate reductase, which translates to MDKKPPLTLYLAAPRGFCAGVDRAIKIVEMALQKWGAPVYVRHEIVHNKFVVDSLRDKGAVFVEELDDVPSDRPVIFSAHGVPKSVPAEARRREMVFVDATCPLVSKVHVEAERHHAEGLQMVMIGHAGHPEVLGTMGQLPEGEVLLVETVEDVAMIAPRDPSRLAFITQTTLSVDDTAAIVAALQARFPGIVGPAKEDICYATTNRQASVKAIAGRIDALLVIGAPNSSNSRRLVEVGSAAGCAYSQLVMRADQIDWRAIAGARAVGVTAGASAPEVLVDEVVAAFAERYDLTVEMVETARENVEFKVPRVLREA; encoded by the coding sequence ATGGACAAGAAACCGCCCCTGACCCTTTACCTGGCCGCGCCGCGCGGTTTTTGCGCCGGCGTGGACCGCGCCATCAAGATCGTCGAGATGGCGCTGCAGAAATGGGGCGCGCCGGTCTATGTCCGCCACGAGATCGTGCACAACAAGTTCGTCGTGGACAGCTTGCGCGACAAGGGCGCGGTCTTTGTCGAGGAGCTGGACGATGTGCCCTCCGACCGGCCGGTGATCTTCTCGGCCCATGGCGTGCCGAAATCCGTGCCGGCCGAGGCGCGGCGGCGCGAGATGGTCTTCGTGGACGCCACCTGCCCCTTGGTCAGCAAGGTCCATGTCGAGGCCGAGCGCCATCATGCCGAGGGCCTGCAGATGGTGATGATCGGCCATGCCGGCCACCCGGAGGTGCTGGGCACCATGGGGCAATTGCCCGAGGGCGAGGTGCTGCTGGTCGAGACGGTCGAGGACGTGGCCATGATCGCGCCGCGCGATCCCTCGCGGCTGGCCTTCATCACCCAGACCACGCTGTCGGTCGATGACACCGCCGCCATCGTCGCGGCGCTGCAGGCGCGGTTTCCGGGCATCGTCGGCCCGGCCAAGGAGGACATCTGCTATGCCACGACCAACCGCCAGGCCTCGGTCAAGGCCATCGCCGGGCGGATCGACGCGCTGCTGGTGATCGGGGCGCCGAACAGCTCGAACTCGCGCCGGCTGGTCGAGGTCGGCAGCGCCGCCGGCTGCGCCTATTCGCAGCTGGTGATGCGGGCCGACCAGATCGACTGGCGCGCCATCGCGGGCGCGCGGGCGGTTGGCGTGACCGCCGGCGCCTCGGCCCCCGAGGTGCTGGTCGACGAGGTGGTCGCAGCCTTTGCCGAACGCTACGACCTGACCGTCGAGATGGTCGAGACGGCGCGCGAGAATGTCGAGTTCAAGGTGCCGCGGGTCTTGCGCGAGGCCTGA
- a CDS encoding adenine phosphoribosyltransferase has product MENRPERRRRDSRTVRDYIRTIVDFPHEGILFRDVTTLFADARGFRMAVDQLLAAYAGEDIDKVVGLEARGFILGGAVAHQLSVGFVPIRKKGKLPGAVISQAYALEYGEAVMEIHDDALKPGERVLIVDDLLATGGTAAAGISLCQRLGAEVVGSAFVIELPELGGRALLEGLGHEVHALTSFEGA; this is encoded by the coding sequence ATGGAGAACCGGCCCGAAAGACGCCGCCGCGACAGCCGCACGGTGCGCGACTATATCCGCACCATCGTGGATTTCCCGCATGAGGGCATCCTGTTTCGCGACGTGACCACGCTTTTCGCCGATGCGCGCGGCTTTCGCATGGCGGTGGACCAGCTGCTGGCCGCCTATGCCGGCGAGGATATCGACAAGGTGGTGGGGCTGGAGGCGCGCGGTTTCATCCTGGGCGGCGCGGTGGCGCATCAGCTTTCCGTGGGCTTCGTGCCGATCCGCAAGAAGGGCAAGCTGCCCGGCGCGGTCATCAGCCAGGCCTATGCGCTGGAATATGGCGAGGCGGTGATGGAGATCCATGACGACGCGCTGAAACCCGGCGAGCGGGTGCTGATCGTCGACGATCTTCTGGCCACCGGCGGCACCGCCGCGGCCGGCATCTCGCTTTGCCAGCGGCTGGGGGCCGAGGTGGTGGGCAGCGCCTTCGTGATCGAGCTGCCCGAGCTGGGCGGGCGGGCATTGCTGGAGGGGCTGGGCCACGAGGTCCATGCCCTGACCAGTTTCGAGGGCGCCTGA
- a CDS encoding flavin reductase family protein produces MFYRPQDGHGLPHNPLNAIVAPRPIGWISTRGRQGDNLAPYSFFNLTAYVPPQVMFASTSAKPDRQGTKDSVAQIAESRVFCVNIADGPLKDQVNASSAAFPAGVNEFEAAGIEPAECQTIDCPRVAGAAAALECRATRILRLAGEANYMVLGVVTGIHLREDCLKDGRFDLHGTGWLSRMGYKDYTITTQTFEMERP; encoded by the coding sequence ATGTTCTACCGACCCCAGGACGGCCACGGGCTGCCGCACAACCCGCTGAACGCCATCGTTGCGCCCCGCCCGATCGGCTGGATCTCGACCCGCGGCCGGCAGGGCGACAACCTGGCGCCCTATTCCTTCTTCAACCTGACCGCCTATGTGCCGCCGCAGGTCATGTTCGCCTCGACCTCGGCCAAGCCGGACCGGCAGGGCACCAAGGACAGCGTGGCCCAGATCGCCGAGTCGCGCGTCTTCTGCGTCAATATCGCCGACGGGCCGCTGAAGGACCAGGTCAATGCCAGTTCCGCCGCCTTCCCCGCCGGGGTGAACGAATTCGAGGCGGCCGGGATCGAGCCCGCCGAATGCCAGACCATCGACTGCCCGCGCGTGGCCGGCGCCGCCGCGGCGCTGGAATGCCGCGCGACCCGCATCCTGCGGCTGGCGGGCGAAGCAAATTACATGGTGCTGGGCGTCGTCACCGGCATCCACCTGCGCGAGGATTGCCTGAAGGACGGCCGCTTCGACCTGCACGGCACCGGCTGGCTGTCGCGCATGGGCTACAAGGATTACACCATCACCACCCAGACCTTCGAGATGGAGCGCCCCTGA
- a CDS encoding GNAT family N-acetyltransferase, giving the protein MYELCPETPADTPEVEALLDLCFAPGRTALSSYRLRDGVAPVGPLCLMLRGDFGALMGAIRYWPVRVAGRPVLLLGPVAVHPTTQGEGLGALLMRESLTRAAEMGWQRVMLVGDLPYYQRFGFWNLEGVEMPPPTNPDRVLGLELVPGAWAGITGTVERETGESAPGQREMRREGGAGLAPPDHSA; this is encoded by the coding sequence ATGTACGAACTTTGCCCCGAAACCCCCGCCGACACGCCCGAGGTCGAGGCGCTTCTGGACCTGTGCTTCGCGCCGGGGCGCACGGCGCTGTCCTCTTACAGGCTGCGCGACGGGGTCGCCCCCGTCGGACCGCTCTGCCTGATGCTGCGCGGCGATTTCGGCGCATTGATGGGGGCGATCCGCTATTGGCCGGTGCGCGTGGCCGGGCGGCCGGTGCTGCTCTTGGGCCCCGTCGCGGTGCATCCGACCACGCAGGGCGAGGGGCTGGGGGCGCTGCTGATGCGCGAAAGCCTGACACGGGCGGCCGAGATGGGGTGGCAGCGGGTGATGCTGGTGGGCGATCTTCCTTATTATCAACGCTTTGGCTTTTGGAATCTCGAAGGCGTCGAGATGCCGCCGCCCACCAACCCCGACCGCGTCCTGGGGCTGGAACTGGTGCCCGGCGCCTGGGCCGGCATCACCGGAACGGTCGAGCGCGAGACCGGCGAATCCGCACCCGGCCAGCGCGAGATGCGCCGCGAGGGCGGCGCCGGTCTCGCGCCGCCCGATCACTCGGCATAG
- a CDS encoding Ivy family c-type lysozyme inhibitor yields the protein MNIRRTIPALTLTAALALGPAALAQESGAQDTGMQDTATQETGAQATAGQSAGQAAAADMGLTLADLGKDQGLTAAVEKMAEGHQMPEWLSEGAVISPSQRVAFGGQDYLAMTACKQHDCAANQFAVLYAPGSGTAHGVLSVRDGEGAELLTWLGMAGGPETIDGRTILYAALTGSLANHPQDFIYAE from the coding sequence ATGAACATCCGCCGCACGATCCCCGCCCTGACATTGACCGCCGCGCTGGCGCTGGGGCCGGCCGCCCTGGCGCAGGAGAGCGGGGCACAGGACACCGGGATGCAAGACACGGCAACGCAAGAGACGGGGGCGCAGGCGACGGCCGGGCAATCGGCCGGACAGGCAGCCGCCGCCGATATGGGCCTGACGCTGGCCGATCTGGGCAAGGACCAGGGCCTGACCGCCGCGGTCGAGAAGATGGCCGAGGGCCACCAGATGCCCGAATGGCTGAGCGAGGGCGCGGTGATCTCGCCCAGCCAGAGGGTCGCCTTCGGCGGCCAGGACTATCTGGCCATGACCGCCTGCAAGCAGCACGATTGCGCGGCGAACCAGTTCGCGGTGCTTTATGCGCCGGGCAGCGGGACGGCCCATGGCGTGCTTTCGGTGCGCGACGGCGAGGGGGCGGAACTGCTGACCTGGCTCGGCATGGCCGGCGGGCCCGAGACGATCGACGGGCGCACCATCCTTTATGCGGCGCTGACCGGCAGCCTGGCCAATCATCCGCAGGATTTCATCTATGCCGAGTGA
- a CDS encoding EcsC family protein — protein sequence MTEQSQIPVRQAVLPPIDDPTVHAAIDRLARRYLQAGGVAMELLTAIGGKAEGLIERLPPSVRGRVDRITLAALNRAFDAASRSRGVLRERGDLFNRLLSTTSGAVGGLAGVGGAALELPVTVTLLLRAIMDIAAEHGFDPVSDEARREALHVFASAGPLSDDDGTDLGLLAARMTITGQTVQALIARVAPRLSASLAQKLAAQAVPVLGALAGASINYSFTRYYQELARVHFGLLRLSRETGIPREALAEALELRMIQLRPNTAARKLSRRG from the coding sequence ATGACCGAACAAAGCCAAATCCCCGTCCGCCAGGCCGTCCTGCCGCCGATCGACGACCCGACCGTGCATGCGGCGATCGACCGGCTGGCCCGGCGCTATCTCCAGGCGGGCGGCGTGGCGATGGAATTGCTGACGGCCATCGGCGGCAAGGCCGAGGGGCTGATCGAGCGCCTGCCGCCCTCGGTGCGCGGGCGGGTGGACCGGATCACGCTCGCGGCGCTGAACCGCGCCTTCGACGCCGCCTCGCGGTCGCGCGGGGTGCTGCGGGAACGGGGCGATCTGTTCAACCGCCTGCTCTCGACCACATCGGGCGCGGTGGGCGGGCTGGCCGGGGTCGGCGGCGCGGCGCTGGAACTGCCGGTGACGGTGACGTTGCTTTTGCGCGCCATCATGGACATCGCCGCCGAACACGGCTTCGACCCGGTCTCGGACGAGGCCCGGCGCGAGGCGCTGCATGTCTTTGCCTCGGCGGGGCCGCTTTCGGATGACGACGGCACCGACCTGGGGCTGCTGGCGGCGCGCATGACCATCACCGGACAGACCGTGCAGGCGCTGATCGCGCGGGTGGCGCCGCGGCTCTCGGCCTCGCTGGCGCAGAAGCTGGCGGCGCAGGCGGTGCCGGTGCTGGGCGCGCTGGCCGGGGCCTCGATCAATTACAGCTTCACCCGCTACTATCAGGAACTCGCCCGCGTGCATTTCGGCCTGCTGCGGCTGTCGCGGGAAACCGGCATCCCGCGCGAGGCGCTGGCCGAGGCGCTGGAGCTGCGCATGATCCAGCTGCGCCCGAACACGGCGGCGCGCAAGCTGTCGCGGCGCGGCTAG